The region GTATGATTTATTAGAGAAACCTGTCGATTTAGAAAAAATCCCATATCAATTCGGTTATGAATTCATAGATGAAGATGATTTTTCTCATAAATTTTCCATTAATGATTGGGAGATTGCTCAACTTTACCGTCAATGTCGTGATAGATCTAGGAAGATAGGTTTGGAGGCAGAACAAGAAGCTTTAGTTAAAGTAAAGGCGAAACTTGAAGGAGATTTCCTGAAAAATAAAGATCTTTACTTTTTTGTCGGTAATCAGAAAAGATTCAAAAACTTCATGACTATTGGCTTGATTTATCCTCCTAAAGTCAAGACAAAACAATTATCATTTGATTTATAATTTTTCAACTATGCAAACTCAATCTCCACAAGCATCTATTTTTACATTCGGCTACGGTAATCGGAAAAACTATGACCAATTTCTCGAATATCTTCAAAATCATGAAATTGATTGTGTTGTGGATGTTCGACACACTCCTAGGGCTTGGACTCGAAAGTGGTATGGTCAACAAATTCAAAACTTGTGTTCAGAACATGATGTTGAGTATTACTCTGAGCCAGCATTAGGGAATACTTCTGGTTCCAAAAACTGGATTCCACCAAACCTTGCCCAAGCGGATCAAGCACTCCAAGATCTTGCTAAAAAGATTCAATCATGTAGGGTTCTTTTATTATGTTCTGAACTGGATCACCACAAATGCCATCGTACTGAAGTTGCGGAACAACTTATGAAGTTAACAGGGAGTGAGATTCACCATTGCTGTTAGTTTCTGAATTACAAAGCGTTCTGTTTATGACAACTTCAATATTCTGTCGCTAGAGCATACTGCGTCATTCTCGTTTAGGCTTCGAGCGACTGGTGCAATTTATGACGGGCATGGCAAATATCCGCGATGTGATTCCCTTTCCCCGCACACCTCTCAATGCAGAATTCTAAACACCATGATTTCTAGACCGCGCTGGACGATAGGTTGTCTATTCGTGCAAAGTATCCTCTTGGGTAATCGGTAAACGGATGGTAAACGTCGTACCTTGTCCTTTACCCGAAATACATTTTAAAGAACCTCGATGTTTTTCGGTAACGATTTGATAGCTAATCGATAGCCCCATACCTGTACCTTTACCCACCGCCTTTGTCGTGAAGAAAGGATCAAAAATGCGTTGACAGGTTCCTTCAGACATGCCAGTACCATTGTCTTGGAACATGATCGCAACAGCATGGTCATCTAGTTGTTGGGTGCGAATAGTGATGCAGGGTTGTTTTTCTTTAATCTCTTGGTAACTGAGGCCTTTATTGCTTTCTTCAATAGCATCGATGGCATTGGCCAATAGATTCATAAATACTTGATTAAGCTGACTGGGAAAACATGTCACTAGAGGTAAGCTGCCATAGTCTTGAATAAGTTCAATGGCAGGGGAACTACCTGTATCCTTGAGGCGATGTTGCAAAATTAATAGGGTGCTGTCGAGACCTTCATGGATATCGACGGCTTTAAATGCGGCTTCGTCGATGCGGGAAAAATTTCGGAGGGATGTGACAATTTCCCGTATGCGCTCGGTGCCTAGGGAAATAGAATCAACAATTTTTGGGAAGTCTTGTTTGATGAAGTCGATGTCATATTCATCTATGGCTTGGGCTACGGTGGCTTCTGGTTCTGGGTAAACGGCTTCGTATACTTTTAGGAAGTTGAAAAGGTCGTGGACATGGCCATTGAGATGGCTGAGATTGCCATAGATAAAGTTGACGGGATTGTTGATTTCATGGGCCACGCCTGCAACTAATTGTCCTAGGCTAGCCATTTTTTCGGTT is a window of [Limnothrix rosea] IAM M-220 DNA encoding:
- a CDS encoding DUF488 domain-containing protein is translated as MQTQSPQASIFTFGYGNRKNYDQFLEYLQNHEIDCVVDVRHTPRAWTRKWYGQQIQNLCSEHDVEYYSEPALGNTSGSKNWIPPNLAQADQALQDLAKKIQSCRVLLLCSELDHHKCHRTEVAEQLMKLTGSEIHHCC